One genomic window of Kosmotoga olearia TBF 19.5.1 includes the following:
- a CDS encoding MATE family efflux transporter, translating into MQRVYILNEQMTPALFKLAWPTILSMLFQTLYNVIDAFWLGKLGKIAISAPTIAWPAIFLLISLGSGLGVAGLAMVSQYVGAGDFKKASKAAGQIILISTIFATVIGIIGGIFSGGILKLMRIPPEMFDSTRIYMQTIFFGAPLTFGTFAIASLFSGWGDTVTPMILTGLSVLFNAVLDPLMIFGIGFPRFEVFGAALATVISRGVVVIFALYILFSGRRGIKLTFHDMVPDVYMIKKIFSIGFPSSLGQSVTAFAFLIIMAIISRFGPVATAAVGVGNRVTSIATMFSFGLAQATSAMVGQYLGAERNDDAYRVVWKSAGINMVIVGAMCTGTFFFGKEVTAFFINEPDVLVEGFRYFRIVSLSIPFYATFNIFDAALRGSGYTVASMILNIVRLWGIRLPLIYLFGLSMGTLGIWYAMLISNISIAIAAAFVISSKKWLKKVI; encoded by the coding sequence GTGCAGAGAGTTTATATATTGAATGAGCAGATGACACCGGCATTGTTTAAACTTGCGTGGCCTACCATCCTTTCTATGCTGTTCCAGACGCTGTACAACGTCATAGATGCTTTCTGGCTGGGAAAGTTGGGAAAGATAGCCATTTCAGCTCCAACGATAGCGTGGCCTGCCATATTTCTTTTGATTTCTCTTGGGAGTGGTCTCGGGGTTGCCGGACTTGCGATGGTATCCCAGTATGTTGGGGCGGGGGATTTCAAGAAAGCGTCAAAAGCTGCAGGACAGATCATATTGATAAGTACAATATTTGCGACAGTTATTGGGATTATTGGTGGAATATTCAGTGGTGGTATTTTGAAGCTCATGAGGATTCCACCGGAGATGTTTGACAGCACCAGGATCTATATGCAAACCATATTCTTTGGTGCCCCATTAACCTTTGGAACTTTTGCTATTGCGTCCCTGTTTTCCGGTTGGGGTGATACAGTTACCCCAATGATATTAACGGGTCTGTCGGTTCTTTTCAACGCCGTGCTAGACCCTCTGATGATTTTCGGTATCGGTTTTCCTCGGTTTGAAGTATTTGGAGCTGCACTGGCAACAGTTATATCCCGTGGAGTGGTTGTCATTTTCGCGCTGTACATACTTTTTAGTGGTAGACGGGGAATAAAACTGACGTTTCACGATATGGTGCCAGATGTTTATATGATCAAGAAAATATTTTCAATTGGGTTTCCATCATCGTTGGGGCAATCAGTTACCGCTTTTGCCTTTTTAATAATAATGGCAATAATATCCAGATTTGGGCCTGTTGCCACTGCTGCAGTGGGTGTTGGTAATAGGGTTACTTCTATTGCGACAATGTTTTCTTTCGGCCTTGCACAGGCAACATCAGCTATGGTTGGTCAGTACCTCGGGGCAGAAAGAAATGACGATGCTTACAGGGTTGTATGGAAATCTGCGGGAATAAATATGGTTATTGTGGGTGCTATGTGTACTGGAACTTTTTTCTTTGGCAAAGAAGTAACCGCGTTCTTTATAAATGAACCGGATGTACTGGTTGAGGGATTCCGGTATTTTCGGATCGTGTCTCTTTCAATTCCATTTTATGCCACTTTCAATATATTCGATGCTGCTTTGAGGGGTTCCGGTTATACGGTCGCTTCTATGATTTTGAATATCGTCAGGCTTTGGGGTATACGCCTACCTCTAATATACTTATTTGGGTTGTCAATGGGAACTCTTGGAATCTGGTATGCAATGCTGATCAGTAACATTTCTATCGCAATTGCAGCTGCTTTTGTTATAAGTTCTAAAAAATGGCTTAAAAAGGTGATATAG